A genome region from Halorussus pelagicus includes the following:
- a CDS encoding FlaD/FlaE family flagellar protein, which translates to MKLIGLSDQFVYLLGTGLVGMGIMDFMDEEEGESADADGNGDGGDDDLFGDGMGDDMGGEMGGEMDDDFGGMDDGMGMDDGMGMDGEMDDWADGGGGGDDEFAMGGGGGSGPTQELENRIDELENEVAEISSTVGTVRSENEQISSKVDETEENVRKLLEIYEMVTRGVNPFVDDVQQGGMGGGGGGGMGGGGGGFGLFDEEEEEEDDEDLSEDVADAEAESFFDDDFEDDFEEEEGGEEFEDADDEMEDGDEFADDFEDDAADDEFADDFEDDAADDLGFESPDEALDDEGPSMDDTETETDTDDGGGQAGGSTFEELKEEYESGDADWAEEEGAEGEPEPEPEPDPEPAIETDPTPDEPEDGDFEFEEPSDTEPATTETATPARGRGGKPYLAQLPNGYVSDLVVMEWLEFLVTEFGPEDAVRTIEYYNDIGWISESVEEELLAFVSGFADVESVDTEETGPATLEVDDHIQSLTFLSQLTGDAAQRKIVEHCAQIRGGRDGIQR; encoded by the coding sequence ATGAAACTTATCGGTCTCAGCGACCAGTTCGTCTACCTCCTCGGGACGGGCTTGGTCGGCATGGGAATCATGGATTTCATGGACGAAGAGGAGGGCGAGAGCGCCGACGCTGACGGCAACGGCGACGGTGGCGATGACGACCTCTTCGGCGACGGTATGGGCGACGATATGGGTGGCGAGATGGGCGGGGAGATGGACGACGACTTCGGCGGCATGGACGACGGGATGGGAATGGACGACGGAATGGGGATGGACGGGGAGATGGACGACTGGGCCGACGGCGGTGGCGGCGGTGACGACGAGTTCGCCATGGGCGGTGGCGGCGGGAGCGGACCGACCCAAGAACTCGAAAACCGGATCGACGAACTGGAAAACGAGGTCGCCGAAATCTCCTCGACGGTCGGCACGGTTCGGAGCGAGAACGAACAGATATCCTCGAAAGTCGATGAGACCGAGGAGAACGTCCGCAAACTCCTCGAAATCTACGAGATGGTGACTCGCGGCGTCAACCCCTTCGTGGACGACGTACAGCAGGGCGGTATGGGCGGTGGCGGTGGTGGCGGCATGGGCGGTGGCGGCGGTGGCTTCGGTCTCTTCGACGAGGAAGAGGAGGAGGAAGACGACGAAGACCTCAGCGAGGATGTCGCCGACGCCGAGGCCGAGAGTTTCTTCGACGACGACTTCGAGGATGACTTTGAGGAGGAGGAGGGCGGCGAGGAGTTCGAGGATGCGGACGACGAGATGGAAGACGGCGACGAGTTCGCCGACGACTTCGAGGACGACGCGGCAGACGACGAGTTCGCCGACGATTTCGAGGACGACGCGGCAGACGACCTCGGCTTCGAGTCACCCGACGAGGCGCTCGACGACGAGGGACCATCCATGGACGACACCGAAACTGAGACCGACACCGATGACGGAGGCGGACAGGCCGGTGGCTCGACGTTCGAGGAACTCAAAGAGGAGTACGAGTCGGGCGACGCCGACTGGGCGGAGGAGGAAGGAGCCGAGGGCGAGCCGGAACCGGAGCCAGAGCCGGACCCCGAACCGGCTATCGAGACCGATCCGACTCCCGACGAACCCGAAGACGGTGATTTCGAGTTCGAGGAACCGTCCGATACCGAACCCGCGACGACCGAGACGGCCACGCCCGCGAGGGGTCGGGGCGGCAAGCCGTACCTCGCACAGCTCCCCAACGGCTACGTCTCGGACCTCGTGGTGATGGAGTGGTTGGAGTTCCTCGTCACCGAGTTCGGTCCCGAGGACGCCGTCCGAACCATCGAGTATTACAACGACATCGGGTGGATAAGCGAGTCGGTCGAGGAGGAGCTGCTGGCGTTCGTGAGCGGATTCGCCGACGTGGAGTCGGTCGATACCGAGGAGACCGGTCCCGCGACGCTCGAAGTTGACGACCATATCCAGAGTCTCACCTTCCTGAGTCAGCTGACCGGCGACGCTGCCCAGCGGAAGATTGTCGAACACTGTGCGCAGATTCGAGGTGGGCGCGATGGGATTCAGCGTTAG
- a CDS encoding fla cluster protein FlaF, with protein sequence MGFSVSGGTVVLFLGIFISFGIAFSAGSNGLERVNKAYEANADDELTRQNTAIDIGNASTTDVGGQRYVNVTVNNTGSTTLSINDTDILIGGNYTNHTSPNMETLEVAGAAETDLWLPGETLRFNVSVDAAPDRVKVVAGPGIADSEVV encoded by the coding sequence ATGGGATTCAGCGTTAGCGGCGGGACCGTCGTCCTGTTCCTCGGTATCTTCATCAGCTTCGGCATCGCCTTCTCAGCGGGGAGCAACGGTCTCGAACGGGTTAACAAGGCTTACGAGGCGAACGCGGACGACGAACTCACGCGTCAAAACACCGCGATAGACATCGGTAACGCTTCGACGACCGACGTGGGCGGGCAGCGCTACGTAAACGTGACAGTCAACAACACCGGCTCCACGACATTATCGATAAATGACACGGACATACTTATAGGTGGAAATTACACCAATCACACGAGTCCGAACATGGAGACATTGGAAGTAGCGGGCGCGGCCGAGACGGACCTCTGGCTTCCCGGAGAGACGTTGCGGTTCAACGTCTCCGTTGACGCCGCCCCCGACCGTGTGAAAGTCGTTGCCGGGCCAGGTATCGCCGACTCGGAGGTGGTCTGA
- a CDS encoding ATPase domain-containing protein has product MSQDNLYSLGLEDHDRLNHELGGGVPRGSIVLIEGDYGAGKSAISQRFSYGLCETDHSVTLLSTELTIGGFIDQMHSLSYGIEDHLLDERLLFLHADVDTGSGRRLTKPDEDEEGNRKELLNRLMNAEAMWNADVVVIDTFDAILRNDPMFEALIRQNEERQAALEIISFFRDLVSQGKVIVLTVDPSTVDEEAIGPFRAIADVFMELQMVEVGNDVRRNISVKRFAGMGEQVGDTIGFSVRADAGIVIESRSVA; this is encoded by the coding sequence ATGAGTCAAGACAATCTCTACTCCCTCGGCCTCGAAGACCACGACCGATTGAATCACGAACTCGGCGGCGGCGTCCCCAGAGGGTCCATCGTCCTCATCGAGGGCGACTACGGCGCGGGCAAGTCCGCGATAAGCCAGCGGTTCAGTTACGGGCTTTGCGAGACCGACCACTCGGTCACGCTACTTTCGACCGAACTCACCATCGGCGGGTTCATCGACCAGATGCACTCGCTGTCGTACGGCATCGAGGACCACCTGCTGGACGAGCGCCTGTTGTTCCTCCACGCCGACGTGGACACCGGTAGCGGTCGTCGCCTCACCAAGCCAGACGAGGACGAAGAAGGCAACCGCAAGGAACTGCTCAACCGCCTGATGAACGCCGAGGCGATGTGGAACGCGGACGTGGTCGTCATCGACACCTTCGACGCCATCCTCCGCAACGACCCCATGTTCGAGGCGCTGATCCGTCAGAACGAGGAGCGCCAAGCCGCCCTCGAAATCATCTCGTTCTTCCGCGATCTGGTCTCGCAAGGGAAAGTTATCGTCCTGACGGTTGACCCCTCGACGGTTGACGAGGAAGCCATCGGGCCGTTCCGAGCCATCGCTGACGTGTTCATGGAACTCCAGATGGTCGAAGTCGGGAACGACGTGCGCCGAAACATCTCCGTGAAGCGTTTCGCCGGGATGGGCGAGCAGGTCGGCGACACCATCGGATTCTCGGTGCGGGCCGACGCCGGAATCGTCATCGAGAGCCGTAGCGTCGCGTAA
- a CDS encoding flagellar protein G produces MASVSSSHLILFIASLIIAASVAGTFTQGVQRLSSALGDRSVDVSGDIRTDITIISDPGSGAVYNASGNENVTVLVKNTGSRPLPAESDQIEVLVDGRYQTNVGVTVLDGSAWRVGNVARLEIDQSLDTGTDHRVKIIVNGDEEVLQFRT; encoded by the coding sequence GTGGCGAGCGTCTCCAGTTCCCATCTCATCCTGTTCATCGCCAGTCTCATCATCGCCGCGAGCGTGGCGGGAACGTTCACGCAGGGCGTTCAACGACTCTCCTCGGCGCTCGGCGACAGGAGCGTTGACGTGAGCGGCGACATCCGTACCGATATCACCATCATCAGCGACCCCGGAAGCGGCGCGGTGTACAACGCATCTGGGAACGAGAACGTAACGGTGTTGGTAAAGAATACTGGGTCACGTCCGCTCCCTGCGGAGAGTGACCAAATTGAAGTGCTCGTAGACGGGAGGTATCAGACGAACGTCGGTGTCACCGTTCTCGACGGGTCGGCGTGGCGCGTCGGCAACGTCGCCAGACTCGAAATCGATCAGTCGCTCGACACCGGTACCGACCATCGCGTGAAGATTATCGTCAACGGCGACGAGGAGGTGCTTCAGTTCCGAACATGA
- the flaJ gene encoding archaellar assembly protein FlaJ, translated as MATNEQSEDAPKDVKDLVSGFASSTIESYQHMETPVSRYLTLVVAPAVVFFLFTVVVYVVTDLPMLIAAPIPLLGLLSVGVAVVYPKILRDQKRKEIEDSLHLFITHMTILSTANIDRVEVFRTLGEEEEYGALAEEMRRITQLVDTWNQSLDDALRIRANKSPSKPFADFLDRLAYTINAGQEIQDFLLSEQDVVIQNYVTIYEGSLQNLEVMKDLYLSMVLSVTFALVFATVLPILTGSNPTMTVGAVVMLFAFVQTGFIVLIRNTAPYDPVWFHPEGQTTDTEWRIRISVAVGFVLTVALIVACLLVLMGQTGIDPNSIPLPIYAAIPTTPLLIPGIVARREEEDIKERDEEFTSFIRALGATETAKQSTTTKVLQSLRGKNFGALTDNVDDLYKRLNMRIEPSMAWRHFTAESRSYLIQKFSEMFLIGRQMGGDPKKLGELISANMNEVLQLRERRAQSTVTLIGVLYGITAASTFAFFIGLEIVEVLSQMSIGLNSNQLDITTIIHTNVYDIPTIEYLLVIIILLNAVLSSLMIRIADGGHKVNAYMHFVLLTWSSSVIAVFTRIVVGSFLNV; from the coding sequence ATGGCGACCAACGAACAATCAGAGGACGCTCCCAAGGACGTGAAAGACCTCGTTTCGGGCTTCGCGTCCTCGACCATCGAGTCCTACCAGCACATGGAGACGCCCGTCTCCAGATATCTCACGCTGGTCGTGGCTCCCGCGGTCGTGTTCTTCCTGTTCACCGTGGTGGTCTACGTCGTCACCGACCTGCCGATGCTCATCGCCGCGCCGATTCCGCTGCTCGGTCTACTGTCGGTCGGGGTCGCGGTCGTCTACCCGAAGATTCTGCGCGACCAGAAGCGCAAGGAGATAGAGGACAGTCTCCACCTGTTCATTACCCACATGACCATCCTCTCGACCGCGAACATCGACCGCGTCGAGGTGTTCCGGACGCTCGGCGAGGAGGAGGAGTACGGGGCGCTGGCCGAGGAGATGCGGCGCATCACGCAACTCGTGGATACGTGGAACCAGAGCCTCGACGACGCCCTGCGTATTCGGGCGAACAAGTCCCCGAGCAAGCCGTTCGCCGACTTTCTGGACCGACTGGCCTACACCATCAACGCCGGACAGGAGATTCAGGACTTCCTGTTGAGCGAGCAGGACGTGGTGATTCAGAACTACGTCACCATCTACGAGGGGTCCTTACAGAACCTCGAAGTGATGAAGGACCTTTATCTCTCGATGGTGCTGTCCGTGACGTTCGCGCTGGTGTTCGCTACAGTGTTGCCGATTCTGACCGGGAGCAACCCCACGATGACGGTCGGTGCAGTCGTGATGCTGTTCGCGTTCGTCCAGACCGGGTTCATCGTCCTGATTCGCAACACCGCGCCCTACGACCCGGTGTGGTTCCACCCCGAGGGACAGACCACGGATACGGAGTGGCGCATCCGCATCTCGGTCGCGGTCGGGTTCGTCCTCACGGTTGCGCTCATCGTCGCCTGCCTGCTGGTGTTGATGGGCCAGACTGGAATCGACCCCAACTCCATTCCGCTCCCCATCTACGCCGCGATTCCGACGACGCCGCTGTTGATTCCCGGCATCGTCGCGCGCCGCGAGGAGGAAGACATCAAGGAGCGCGACGAGGAGTTCACGAGTTTCATCCGGGCGCTCGGCGCGACCGAGACCGCAAAGCAGAGTACCACCACCAAGGTCCTCCAGAGCCTCCGCGGGAAGAACTTCGGCGCGCTGACGGACAACGTCGATGACCTCTATAAGCGTCTGAACATGCGCATCGAACCGTCGATGGCGTGGCGACATTTCACCGCCGAATCGCGGTCGTACCTCATCCAGAAGTTCAGCGAGATGTTCCTCATCGGGCGACAGATGGGCGGCGACCCGAAGAAACTCGGCGAACTCATCTCCGCCAACATGAACGAGGTGTTGCAACTCCGCGAGCGCCGCGCCCAATCGACGGTGACGCTCATTGGGGTCCTCTACGGGATTACCGCGGCCTCGACGTTCGCGTTCTTCATCGGTCTTGAAATCGTCGAGGTGCTGTCCCAGATGTCAATCGGTCTCAACAGTAACCAACTCGACATCACGACCATCATCCACACCAACGTCTACGACATCCCGACTATCGAGTACCTGCTGGTCATCATCATCCTGCTCAACGCCGTGCTGTCGTCGCTGATGATTCGCATCGCCGACGGCGGCCACAAAGTCAACGCCTACATGCACTTCGTCCTCTTGACGTGGTCTTCGAGCGTCATTGCGGTATTCACCCGCATCGTCGTCGGGTCGTTCCTGAACGTCTGA
- a CDS encoding type II/IV secretion system ATPase subunit — MTEHGTAQIQDDLREVAMRRPHLRDYLKRFKQFTGEFPRLIDEPGDEWEVDKPNVIYPVGGPIYCHVYGDVGQDTEYYAVEPELSGTEQELFGKVRGEILEKSVKKPAPQDEAEYDDRIEELLDDTVLVNNGNNGGGGGRANLENVSAGRILDWIKNISYNDFKQGVRGFSTDDIVQYVKDFTNIGTYEVSEQTYENIRYRLNRDIVGFGPLEPIMRDPANEDIHVIGPHETYVDHGTFGMLGTSVDFGSPDRFDNWLRNMGERIGDPVSDSDPIVDSTLPDGSRINIIYSDDVSLKGPSLTIRQGEGTPLSVAQITKWGTLSPKLAAYLWLCLENEQTVFVVGETASGKTTTLNCIMSFIPRDSKIYTAEDTAEVLPPHDTWQQLLTREGGGEDSTDVDMFDLVAAALRSRPDYIVVGEVRGEEGRMAFQAAQTGHPVMLTFHASDIVSMIQRFTGDPINIPETFMDNADVALFQNRVKQGDDVLRRVTSVQEIEGYSKEMGGVVTRQSFYWDPVEDEIVFQGMNNSYVLEEQIATLLGYENTRDIYNELDFRAEIFERMIEENILGYHEVNETIESFQRDGVDGLPFDIHRSID; from the coding sequence ATGACAGAGCACGGGACCGCACAGATTCAGGACGACCTTCGGGAAGTCGCCATGCGGCGACCCCACCTGCGGGACTATCTCAAGCGGTTCAAACAGTTCACCGGCGAGTTCCCGAGACTCATCGACGAACCGGGCGACGAGTGGGAGGTCGATAAGCCCAACGTCATTTACCCGGTCGGCGGTCCCATCTACTGCCACGTCTACGGCGACGTGGGACAGGACACCGAGTATTACGCGGTCGAACCGGAGCTATCCGGCACCGAACAGGAGTTGTTCGGCAAGGTCCGTGGCGAGATTCTCGAAAAGAGCGTCAAGAAGCCCGCTCCCCAAGACGAGGCGGAGTACGACGACCGCATCGAGGAACTGCTCGACGACACGGTGTTGGTCAACAACGGCAACAACGGCGGCGGCGGTGGGAGGGCTAACCTCGAAAACGTCTCGGCTGGCCGGATTCTCGACTGGATAAAGAACATCTCGTACAACGACTTCAAGCAGGGCGTTCGCGGGTTCTCGACCGACGACATCGTGCAGTACGTCAAGGACTTCACCAACATCGGCACCTACGAAGTGTCCGAACAGACCTACGAGAACATCCGCTATCGGCTCAATCGGGACATCGTCGGCTTCGGTCCGCTCGAACCCATCATGCGCGACCCTGCCAACGAGGACATTCACGTCATCGGTCCCCACGAGACGTACGTGGACCACGGCACGTTCGGCATGCTCGGGACCAGCGTGGACTTCGGGTCGCCCGACCGCTTCGACAACTGGCTGCGCAACATGGGCGAACGAATCGGCGACCCCGTGAGCGACTCCGACCCCATCGTGGACTCGACGCTACCCGACGGGTCGCGTATCAACATCATCTACTCCGACGACGTGAGTCTGAAGGGACCGAGCCTCACCATCCGTCAGGGCGAGGGGACGCCGCTGTCGGTCGCCCAGATTACCAAGTGGGGTACGCTGTCGCCCAAACTGGCGGCGTACCTCTGGCTCTGTCTGGAGAACGAACAGACCGTGTTCGTGGTCGGGGAGACGGCGTCCGGGAAGACGACGACCCTGAACTGTATCATGTCGTTCATCCCCCGCGACTCGAAGATTTACACCGCGGAGGACACCGCCGAGGTCCTGCCGCCACACGATACGTGGCAACAGCTCCTGACCCGCGAGGGCGGCGGCGAGGACAGCACCGACGTGGACATGTTCGACCTCGTGGCGGCCGCGCTCCGTTCGCGCCCCGACTACATCGTCGTGGGTGAGGTCCGTGGCGAGGAGGGTCGCATGGCCTTCCAAGCCGCCCAGACCGGCCACCCCGTGATGCTGACGTTCCACGCGAGCGACATCGTTTCGATGATTCAGCGTTTCACCGGTGACCCCATCAACATCCCTGAGACGTTCATGGACAACGCCGACGTGGCGCTGTTCCAGAACCGGGTCAAGCAGGGCGACGACGTGCTTCGTCGCGTGACCTCGGTGCAGGAAATCGAGGGCTACTCCAAGGAGATGGGCGGGGTTGTCACCCGCCAGTCGTTCTACTGGGACCCCGTCGAGGACGAAATCGTCTTCCAAGGCATGAACAACTCCTACGTCCTCGAAGAGCAGATTGCGACCCTGCTCGGGTACGAAAACACCCGCGACATCTACAACGAACTCGACTTCCGAGCGGAGATATTCGAGCGGATGATAGAGGAGAACATTCTCGGCTATCACGAGGTCAACGAGACCATCGAGTCGTTCCAGCGCGACGGCGTGGACGGGTTGCCCTTCGACATCCACCGCTCTATCGACTAG